The following coding sequences lie in one Niabella agricola genomic window:
- a CDS encoding HesB/IscA family protein, whose amino-acid sequence MENRIVEAAPVTLTEGAVKEIKRLMAAPDFDASQYLRVGVKGGGCSGLSYMLGFDQKETNDREFEVEGIPCIINKAHEIYLAGMEVDWSEGLNNRGFTFSNPNASSTCGCGTSFAV is encoded by the coding sequence ATGGAAAATCGCATAGTTGAAGCAGCACCGGTAACGCTTACAGAAGGTGCTGTAAAAGAAATAAAAAGACTAATGGCGGCGCCTGATTTTGACGCCAGTCAGTACCTTCGGGTAGGGGTAAAAGGCGGAGGATGCTCCGGACTGAGTTATATGCTTGGATTTGATCAAAAAGAGACCAATGACCGGGAGTTTGAGGTTGAAGGCATTCCCTGTATTATTAATAAGGCGCATGAAATATACCTGGCGGGTATGGAAGTCGACTGGTCGGAGGGGCTGAATAACCGTGGATTCACATTTTCGAACCCCAATGCTTCCAGCACCTGTGGCTGCGGAACCAGTTTTGCCGTTTAA
- a CDS encoding cytochrome c maturation protein CcmE domain-containing protein, with translation MKKIHIILLILVAAAIAVLVSFLKTTTTYDTVATAKAKPGKFVHLMAKWDKSEPLEYDAIKNPNYLAFTAVDSLGQKVNVVYHNPKPENFELSERLVMKGKYVGNVFECQSIQTKCPSKYKDQDPSKHVPQGDTKTTYNNAPSSAIADKQ, from the coding sequence ATGAAAAAGATTCATATCATCCTGCTGATACTTGTGGCTGCCGCCATTGCAGTCCTGGTAAGCTTTTTAAAGACTACCACTACTTACGATACGGTAGCCACTGCCAAGGCTAAACCGGGTAAATTCGTTCATTTGATGGCCAAATGGGATAAAAGCGAACCGCTGGAATATGATGCCATTAAAAACCCGAATTACCTTGCATTTACAGCTGTCGACAGCCTGGGACAAAAAGTGAATGTAGTATACCATAATCCCAAACCTGAGAATTTTGAGTTGAGCGAACGCCTGGTAATGAAAGGCAAATATGTGGGCAATGTATTTGAATGCCAGAGCATCCAAACCAAGTGCCCCAGCAAGTATAAGGACCAGGACCCTTCCAAGCATGTTCCCCAGGGAGATACTAAAACTACATATAATAATGCCCCGTCTTCCGCTATAGCGGACAAACAATAG
- the ccsA gene encoding cytochrome c biogenesis protein CcsA gives MNYIGEDLLPGQIGHFFVIVSLVASLAASFAYFKATKVAIPEDRKSWLKLARSAFIVEVAAVFIIFAALLHILYHHLFEYKYAWQHSSRSLELKYILSAFWEGQEGSTLLWTIWHCILGLIVIRKDKEWEAPVMMIVSFAQFFLATMILGVYIFDVKIGSNPFILLRNSGVLDNAPVMHVGFDMANPIRPDYMTLIKDGNDLNPLLQNYWMTIHPPVLFLGYASTLFPFAYAMAGLWTGKTKEWVHKALPWALFSVAIFGLGIMMGAKWAYESLNFAGYWSWDPVENASLVPWLMLVAGVHTLLVFKHTGFSLRATFLFFGLEFLFVLYATFLTKSGILGESSVHAFADIGMNGQLFLFLLIFVWVMPFVAATTKRQRITIGTVAAALSIGTYFLAEVIPGFPLYVILAGIITFIVLMNKQVPAVKKEESASSREFWMFIGALVLFLSSLIIIFQTSLPVFNKLFKLNTAPGENNEFAYNQIQVLVAIIIGVLTAIVQYFRYKNTPGNIFLKKIALPTFISAVIATFILVVIKINYDKEGLGFLINIWIALVAGVYAVVANLLYIFTSLKGNIKNSGGSIAHFGFGLVLVGILLSSGKKEVLSHNTSGIAIDFGKGSKEISGENLTLIKGVPMTMGKYKVTYEGDSAHPKKALTYFKIHFRSPADSFTLYPNAFINYKGNEGLMANPSARHYWDHDVFAYVSALPDPSKNKDTAQFAVSTKKVGDTIYYSRGFIILEKLVGKDNLPLQNFDRSDTGYTASLKVQSINGPSYQSDLLMIKGKGQTLFQSQDTVMAQSLVLQLNDVKNGVAQIGVKESSAVMEYVTLKAYKFPFINLLWGGVIITVIGTLISMVRRLRLNRGR, from the coding sequence ATGAATTATATCGGAGAGGATTTACTGCCCGGACAAATAGGACATTTCTTTGTAATCGTATCCCTTGTTGCGTCGCTGGCAGCCAGTTTCGCGTATTTTAAAGCCACAAAGGTGGCTATTCCTGAAGACCGGAAATCCTGGTTAAAACTGGCGCGTAGTGCGTTCATCGTTGAAGTAGCCGCCGTCTTCATCATTTTTGCGGCGCTGCTCCATATCCTCTATCACCACCTCTTTGAGTATAAATACGCCTGGCAGCACAGCAGCCGGTCTCTGGAATTAAAATATATACTGAGCGCTTTCTGGGAAGGCCAGGAAGGCAGTACCCTGCTTTGGACCATCTGGCACTGTATACTGGGGCTGATCGTGATCCGGAAAGACAAGGAATGGGAAGCACCGGTAATGATGATCGTGAGCTTTGCCCAATTTTTCCTTGCCACCATGATTCTCGGGGTTTACATTTTTGATGTAAAGATCGGGTCGAACCCTTTTATCCTTTTAAGGAACTCCGGCGTGCTGGACAATGCCCCGGTGATGCATGTGGGCTTTGATATGGCTAATCCGATACGGCCGGATTATATGACATTGATCAAGGATGGCAACGATCTGAACCCACTGCTTCAGAATTACTGGATGACCATTCACCCCCCGGTACTGTTCCTTGGGTATGCCTCCACCCTTTTCCCCTTTGCTTATGCGATGGCGGGGTTATGGACCGGCAAAACAAAGGAATGGGTTCACAAAGCCCTGCCCTGGGCGCTGTTTTCCGTAGCCATTTTTGGACTGGGGATTATGATGGGCGCCAAATGGGCGTATGAATCGCTGAACTTTGCGGGATACTGGTCCTGGGACCCTGTAGAAAATGCATCGCTGGTGCCCTGGCTGATGCTGGTAGCAGGTGTACATACATTGCTCGTTTTTAAACATACCGGTTTCTCATTAAGAGCTACCTTTCTGTTTTTTGGTTTAGAGTTCCTTTTTGTACTCTATGCCACCTTTCTTACCAAAAGTGGTATTTTGGGAGAATCGTCCGTGCATGCATTCGCTGATATCGGCATGAACGGTCAGCTCTTTTTGTTTCTGTTGATATTTGTATGGGTCATGCCGTTTGTAGCAGCCACCACCAAACGCCAGCGTATTACGATCGGCACTGTGGCAGCGGCGCTTTCCATAGGAACCTATTTCCTGGCCGAAGTAATTCCCGGTTTTCCGCTCTATGTGATCCTGGCCGGGATCATTACATTCATTGTATTGATGAATAAACAAGTGCCGGCAGTAAAAAAAGAAGAAAGCGCCAGCTCAAGAGAGTTCTGGATGTTTATCGGGGCCCTGGTACTGTTCCTTTCTTCGCTTATTATTATATTCCAGACCTCCCTTCCTGTATTCAATAAACTTTTCAAACTCAATACTGCTCCGGGCGAAAACAATGAATTTGCCTATAACCAGATCCAGGTGCTGGTGGCTATCATTATCGGCGTACTCACCGCCATTGTACAATACTTCCGGTACAAAAACACTCCCGGGAATATCTTCTTGAAGAAGATTGCACTGCCCACTTTTATCAGCGCCGTGATTGCCACCTTTATCCTTGTGGTAATAAAGATCAATTATGATAAAGAAGGACTGGGATTTCTGATCAATATCTGGATCGCGCTGGTGGCCGGGGTGTACGCCGTTGTAGCCAACCTGCTTTACATATTTACCAGCCTGAAAGGCAATATTAAAAACAGCGGAGGTTCTATTGCTCACTTTGGCTTCGGACTTGTGCTGGTAGGCATTTTGCTCTCTTCAGGAAAGAAAGAAGTACTGTCGCATAACACCAGCGGCATCGCCATCGATTTCGGCAAAGGAAGTAAGGAGATATCGGGGGAGAACCTCACGCTCATAAAAGGCGTTCCCATGACGATGGGAAAATACAAGGTAACTTATGAAGGCGATTCTGCGCATCCCAAGAAGGCGCTTACCTACTTTAAGATCCATTTCAGGTCACCCGCAGATAGCTTCACCCTCTACCCCAATGCCTTTATCAATTATAAAGGAAACGAAGGCCTGATGGCCAATCCTTCGGCACGGCATTACTGGGACCATGATGTATTTGCTTATGTATCGGCCCTGCCCGATCCCAGTAAAAATAAAGACACCGCGCAGTTTGCTGTAAGTACAAAAAAAGTGGGAGATACGATCTATTACAGTCGCGGATTCATTATACTGGAAAAGCTGGTTGGGAAAGATAATCTTCCGCTTCAAAATTTTGACCGTTCGGATACAGGCTATACGGCATCGCTGAAAGTACAATCGATTAACGGACCATCTTATCAGTCGGACCTTCTGATGATTAAAGGCAAGGGACAAACCCTGTTCCAGTCCCAGGATACGGTAATGGCACAGAGCCTGGTTTTACAGCTTAATGATGTGAAAAACGGTGTTGCGCAGATTGGCGTAAAAGAATCTTCTGCTGTGATGGAATACGTTACGCTGAAGGCCTATAAATTTCCCTTTATCAACCTGCTCTGGGGCGGCGTGATCATAACGGTGATTGGCACATTGATCAGTATGGTTCGAAGACTGCGACTGAACCGGGGCCGGTAA
- a CDS encoding lysophospholipid acyltransferase family protein has product MKSSWLSRLFLLAGGLTVKRTWNENSNEKRAGLDPSDTRKIQRALDKNWVITFPQGTTTPYAPARKGTALIIKHHKPIVIPVVISGFSRAFNKTGITLKRRGTLLTVTFKPPMNIDYDASAQEITNQLMDAIEQSKQYMPEVLQH; this is encoded by the coding sequence ATGAAAAGCAGCTGGCTGAGCCGCCTGTTCTTGCTGGCCGGGGGACTTACGGTAAAGCGTACCTGGAATGAAAACAGCAATGAAAAGCGTGCCGGGCTGGATCCGTCTGATACCCGGAAGATCCAGCGGGCCCTGGATAAGAACTGGGTGATTACCTTTCCGCAAGGCACCACAACGCCTTATGCGCCGGCAAGAAAGGGTACCGCACTGATCATTAAACATCATAAGCCCATTGTCATTCCGGTGGTCATTAGTGGCTTTTCGCGCGCATTTAACAAAACCGGTATCACCCTAAAAAGAAGAGGTACACTGCTTACCGTAACCTTTAAGCCGCCGATGAATATCGACTACGATGCTTCTGCACAGGAGATCACCAACCAGCTCATGGATGCGATTGAGCAAAGCAAACAATATATGCCAGAGGTGTTGCAGCATTGA
- a CDS encoding lysophospholipid acyltransferase family protein produces the protein MSKPGSRVRHFNIVRKFVHFTVGIFTYPGIAIANKLRIHGIEHLKGLPPNNVLFVSNHQTYFVDVITFFHILSARKWGKKDRLGVPYYFLNPYTG, from the coding sequence ATGAGCAAACCGGGTAGTCGCGTAAGGCATTTTAATATTGTAAGAAAGTTTGTTCATTTTACAGTAGGCATTTTTACGTATCCCGGTATCGCAATCGCCAACAAACTGCGGATCCATGGCATTGAACACCTCAAGGGCCTGCCTCCGAATAACGTATTGTTTGTAAGCAATCACCAGACGTATTTTGTGGACGTGATCACGTTTTTTCATATTCTTTCTGCACGCAAATGGGGCAAGAAGGATCGCCTGGGGGTGCCTTATTATTTTTTAAATCCTTATACCGGGTGA
- a CDS encoding GNAT family N-acetyltransferase encodes MKIIQQDDGRKGSFKAMSEGAVAGEMTYVWAGDAKLIIDHTEVDPHFSGKGVGRQLLMQLVAFARAGHIKVLPLCPFAKSVFEKVKEIRDVLS; translated from the coding sequence ATGAAAATTATACAGCAGGACGATGGGCGAAAGGGTAGTTTTAAGGCAATGAGTGAAGGTGCAGTTGCCGGAGAAATGACGTATGTGTGGGCCGGGGATGCCAAGCTGATCATCGATCATACGGAAGTAGATCCGCATTTTTCAGGTAAAGGGGTGGGAAGACAACTGCTGATGCAGTTGGTTGCTTTCGCAAGAGCCGGTCATATAAAAGTGCTGCCGCTTTGCCCTTTTGCAAAGTCGGTATTTGAAAAAGTAAAAGAGATCAGAGATGTTTTGTCATAA
- a CDS encoding (4Fe-4S)-binding protein, which produces MVKEYSNGEIVVIWKPELCIHSGICVKMLPQVYKPKESPWVTPGNASTEALKLQIAHCPSGALSWKPAAEK; this is translated from the coding sequence ATGGTTAAAGAATATTCCAATGGGGAGATCGTGGTCATCTGGAAGCCGGAGTTGTGCATTCATTCGGGCATCTGTGTGAAAATGTTGCCGCAGGTATATAAACCAAAGGAGTCGCCCTGGGTGACGCCGGGGAATGCCAGTACAGAGGCGTTAAAGCTCCAGATTGCGCATTGCCCTTCCGGGGCTTTGTCGTGGAAACCGGCGGCGGAAAAATAA
- the fusA gene encoding elongation factor G yields the protein MADLKFQRNFGIAAHIDAGKTTTTERILRYTGMIHRIGEVHEGAATTDWMEQEKERGITITSAAVSCQWNFPTDKGKATADTKKYSFNIIDTPGHVDFTVEVERSMRVLDGLIALFSAVDGVEPQSETVWRQANRYRVPRIGFVNKMDRQGADFLNVVKQVRDMLGAKAVPLQLPIGAEDNFKGVVDLIKNTGIIWDDATEGMTYTEVPIPDDMKAEVEEWRAQLIEAVAEYDDQLMEKFFEDPNSISEKEIHEAIRKATIDLSIVPMMCGSSFKNKGVQTALDAVCRYLPSPVDVEAIEGHDPNDPEKVLTRKPDAKEPFAALAFKIMTDPFVGRLAFFRCYSGHLDAGSYVLNVRSGKKERISRIMKMFANKQNPIDFIEAGDIGAAVGFKEIKTGDTLCDENHPIVLENMFIPEPVISVAVEPKTQADVDKMGMAIAKLVEEDPTLRVKTDEDTGQTILSGMGELHLEIIVDRMRREFKVEVNQGAPQVAYKEAFNATIEHRETLKKQTGGRGKFADIQFSLGPVDEEWKKENPDKNYQFVNDIFGGAIPREFVPAIQKGFETSMTSGVLASYPVDNMKIRVFDGSFHAVDSDSMSFELCAKQGFREAARKAKPVLLEPIMKVEVITPEQYMGDVTGDLNRRRGMMEGMDTRAGAQVIKAQVPLSEMFGYVTQLRSLTSGRASSTMEFSHYTPAPTNIAEEVIAKAKGKVTA from the coding sequence ATGGCAGATTTAAAATTTCAAAGAAACTTTGGTATTGCCGCTCACATCGATGCGGGTAAAACCACTACAACTGAACGTATTTTACGTTACACCGGTATGATTCACAGGATTGGTGAAGTGCATGAAGGTGCTGCTACAACCGACTGGATGGAACAGGAAAAAGAACGTGGTATTACCATTACTTCTGCTGCGGTTAGCTGCCAGTGGAATTTTCCTACGGATAAAGGAAAAGCTACAGCAGATACAAAAAAATACTCATTCAACATTATTGATACGCCCGGTCACGTGGATTTCACTGTAGAAGTGGAGCGCTCCATGCGTGTGCTGGATGGTTTGATCGCGTTATTTTCTGCGGTAGACGGAGTAGAACCTCAGTCTGAAACCGTATGGCGCCAGGCCAACCGTTACCGCGTACCCCGCATCGGCTTTGTAAATAAAATGGACCGTCAGGGGGCTGATTTTCTGAATGTGGTAAAACAGGTTCGGGATATGCTGGGTGCAAAAGCAGTGCCGCTGCAGCTGCCCATTGGTGCTGAAGATAATTTCAAAGGAGTGGTGGACCTGATCAAAAATACAGGTATTATCTGGGACGATGCTACTGAAGGCATGACCTATACGGAAGTACCGATTCCGGATGATATGAAAGCAGAAGTGGAAGAGTGGAGAGCCCAGTTGATTGAAGCGGTGGCTGAATACGATGATCAGTTAATGGAAAAATTCTTTGAAGATCCCAATTCAATCTCTGAAAAAGAGATCCATGAGGCGATCCGTAAAGCAACCATCGATCTGAGCATTGTACCGATGATGTGCGGTTCTTCTTTCAAAAATAAAGGGGTGCAAACTGCATTAGATGCCGTTTGCCGTTACCTGCCTTCCCCGGTAGATGTTGAAGCAATCGAGGGCCACGATCCGAATGATCCGGAAAAAGTATTGACCCGGAAACCGGATGCAAAAGAACCGTTTGCGGCACTGGCATTTAAGATCATGACCGATCCGTTTGTGGGCCGTCTCGCATTCTTCCGTTGTTACAGCGGTCATTTGGATGCGGGCTCTTATGTACTGAACGTAAGAAGCGGTAAAAAAGAACGTATCAGCCGGATCATGAAAATGTTTGCAAACAAACAAAACCCGATCGACTTTATCGAAGCCGGTGATATTGGGGCTGCGGTTGGTTTTAAAGAAATCAAAACCGGGGATACCCTTTGCGACGAAAACCACCCGATCGTTCTGGAAAACATGTTCATTCCGGAACCGGTGATCTCTGTAGCGGTAGAGCCTAAAACCCAGGCCGACGTTGATAAAATGGGTATGGCCATCGCGAAACTGGTAGAAGAAGATCCTACATTACGCGTAAAGACCGACGAAGATACCGGCCAAACCATCCTCAGTGGAATGGGTGAGCTGCACCTCGAAATCATCGTAGACCGTATGCGTCGCGAATTTAAGGTAGAAGTAAACCAGGGTGCTCCCCAGGTAGCTTATAAAGAAGCGTTCAATGCTACCATTGAGCACAGGGAAACCCTGAAGAAACAAACCGGTGGTCGTGGTAAGTTTGCGGATATCCAGTTCAGCCTGGGCCCGGTAGATGAAGAGTGGAAGAAAGAGAACCCTGATAAGAACTACCAGTTCGTAAACGATATCTTTGGTGGTGCCATCCCGAGAGAGTTTGTACCGGCGATTCAGAAAGGTTTTGAAACCTCAATGACCAGCGGTGTACTGGCAAGCTATCCGGTAGATAATATGAAAATCCGTGTATTTGACGGAAGCTTCCACGCGGTGGATTCGGACTCTATGTCGTTTGAGCTTTGTGCAAAACAAGGTTTCCGCGAAGCAGCCCGTAAAGCAAAACCCGTGTTGCTGGAGCCTATCATGAAGGTAGAAGTAATCACCCCCGAGCAATACATGGGTGATGTTACCGGTGACCTGAACCGTCGTCGGGGTATGATGGAAGGTATGGATACCCGTGCCGGTGCGCAGGTGATTAAAGCACAGGTGCCCCTGAGCGAAATGTTCGGGTATGTAACGCAGCTGCGTTCCTTAACTTCCGGACGTGCATCCAGCACCATGGAATTCTCGCACTATACTCCGGCTCCTACGAATATCGCCGAAGAGGTGATTGCAAAAGCAAAAGGAAAAGTTACTGCATAA
- a CDS encoding META domain-containing protein, whose translation MKIYLIYPVLLCAAILTACNRKTPPLVSTLKTEELHHKWRITELDGYAQPLPQTGLDLRNVYRSFAVAGCDTLAFTPRFGHHNRIALDELMVYSGSRNCRNDALSKVLKENLAAAYRFNLNGGQLELISRQGRSLLKAVIGPEDEKGSIRRWWSIVKMINVSSDSFALRHPFIDFTDLSASAAFVGCNQLRFTTTIAAPFSISISRVSGTYKYCRDAAGFESVLIKALPLVAKYQVIGHRMKLFDKENALLLEAVAADDPGADLQGSTWDPLRREWMLKKLDGVDGALVIRSGASINLTNPGQTGGMAGCNRALFTVKTGAGASIRFSAIATTKKFCTKFMKVEERYQALLPQIRSYELNGHFIRFKDAAGKILAEAVAADWD comes from the coding sequence ATGAAAATATACTTAATCTACCCGGTTCTTTTGTGTGCAGCGATCCTTACTGCCTGTAACCGGAAAACGCCCCCTCTGGTTAGCACCCTGAAAACAGAGGAACTCCATCATAAATGGAGGATCACAGAATTGGATGGTTATGCACAGCCACTTCCGCAAACGGGGCTTGACCTGCGGAATGTATACCGCTCGTTTGCAGTGGCAGGTTGCGACACCTTAGCCTTTACACCGCGTTTTGGTCATCATAACCGCATTGCACTGGATGAATTGATGGTTTATAGCGGCAGCCGGAACTGCAGAAACGATGCCCTGAGCAAAGTGCTGAAAGAAAATCTGGCTGCAGCCTATCGCTTTAACCTTAACGGTGGACAACTGGAACTGATCAGCCGGCAGGGACGCAGTCTTTTAAAGGCCGTCATTGGTCCGGAAGATGAAAAGGGAAGTATCCGGCGCTGGTGGAGCATCGTAAAAATGATCAATGTGAGTTCCGACAGCTTTGCCCTCCGGCATCCGTTTATCGATTTTACCGATCTTTCGGCATCTGCCGCTTTTGTAGGCTGTAACCAACTCCGGTTTACAACAACTATTGCAGCGCCGTTTTCCATTTCGATATCCCGTGTTTCAGGCACCTATAAATATTGCAGGGATGCAGCCGGTTTTGAGTCGGTCCTCATCAAAGCGCTGCCGTTGGTAGCAAAATACCAGGTGATTGGTCACCGGATGAAATTATTCGATAAGGAAAACGCATTATTACTGGAGGCGGTGGCGGCGGACGACCCTGGAGCCGACCTGCAGGGAAGCACCTGGGATCCGCTGCGCCGGGAATGGATGCTGAAAAAACTGGATGGCGTTGACGGGGCGCTGGTGATTCGATCCGGGGCTTCCATCAACCTGACCAATCCTGGCCAAACGGGCGGTATGGCCGGATGCAACCGGGCCCTGTTTACGGTGAAAACCGGAGCGGGTGCATCCATTCGTTTTTCAGCCATCGCTACCACCAAAAAGTTTTGTACGAAGTTTATGAAAGTGGAGGAGCGGTACCAGGCCTTGTTACCTCAGATCCGCTCCTACGAACTAAACGGTCATTTTATAAGGTTTAAAGACGCGGCAGGGAAGATTCTTGCCGAAGCTGTGGCGGCAGACTGGGACTGA
- a CDS encoding type III PLP-dependent enzyme domain-containing protein: MNNSYLGLVDQTFNFPQEGIEVEDGYLKFNGIDLKALIKKHGTPLKVSYLPKIGININKAKQYFATAMKRHKYEGQYFYCYCTKSSHFSFVVEEALKHNIHLETSFAYDIDIINQLYKRRKITKDINIVCNGFKQKAYTSRIAKLINSGFKNVIPVLDNKEELQMYKRSVKSKEPFKLGIRIAAEEEPTFPFYTSRLGIRAKDVLEFYVDEIEGNEDKFQLKMLHIFLNKGIKDDIYYWSELRKSINLYCQLKKICPELDSINIGGGFPIKHSLAFEYDYQFMINEIIANIKSACKKAKVPVPNIYTEFGSFTVGESMAHIYSVIGEKVQNDRETWYMIDSSFITTLPDTWGIGEKFLMLPINKWNNEYQRVVLGGITCDGHDYYDSEEHINEVFLPKINNDNRVGGLGVPAIEATPKNAESDAEPLYVGFFHTGAYQDQISGYGGIKHCLIPSPKHIILEYDKNGKLIEWVYAKEQTSQSMLKILGYLR; encoded by the coding sequence ATGAATAATTCATACTTAGGCTTAGTAGACCAGACCTTTAACTTTCCGCAGGAAGGAATTGAAGTAGAAGATGGCTATTTGAAATTTAATGGTATCGATCTGAAGGCCCTGATCAAAAAGCACGGCACCCCCCTCAAGGTTAGTTACCTGCCCAAAATAGGGATCAACATCAATAAGGCAAAGCAATACTTTGCCACCGCCATGAAACGGCATAAGTATGAAGGACAATATTTTTATTGTTACTGTACCAAGAGCTCGCATTTTTCATTTGTTGTGGAAGAAGCGCTAAAGCACAACATCCACCTGGAAACTTCCTTTGCCTACGATATCGATATCATTAATCAATTGTACAAGAGAAGAAAGATCACCAAAGACATCAACATCGTTTGCAATGGCTTTAAGCAAAAAGCCTATACTTCGCGCATTGCAAAGCTGATCAACAGTGGGTTTAAAAATGTGATCCCGGTGCTGGACAATAAGGAGGAATTGCAGATGTACAAGCGGAGTGTAAAGAGCAAGGAACCGTTTAAGCTGGGCATCCGCATTGCTGCAGAAGAAGAACCTACGTTTCCGTTCTATACCTCTCGTTTGGGAATCAGGGCCAAAGATGTGCTTGAGTTTTATGTGGATGAAATTGAGGGGAACGAGGATAAGTTCCAGCTGAAAATGCTGCATATCTTCCTGAACAAGGGAATCAAGGACGATATCTATTACTGGAGTGAGCTGCGTAAAAGCATCAACCTGTATTGCCAGCTCAAAAAGATCTGTCCCGAGCTGGATTCGATCAATATAGGCGGTGGGTTCCCCATCAAGCACAGCCTGGCATTTGAATACGATTACCAGTTTATGATCAATGAGATCATCGCTAATATCAAATCGGCCTGCAAGAAGGCCAAAGTGCCGGTGCCTAATATTTACACTGAATTTGGAAGCTTTACAGTGGGAGAGAGCATGGCGCATATTTATAGTGTGATCGGCGAAAAAGTACAGAATGACCGCGAAACCTGGTATATGATCGATTCTTCCTTCATTACCACCCTGCCGGATACCTGGGGTATTGGTGAAAAATTCCTGATGTTGCCGATCAATAAATGGAACAACGAATACCAGCGGGTGGTATTGGGCGGCATCACCTGCGACGGGCATGATTATTATGACTCGGAAGAGCATATCAACGAAGTGTTCCTGCCTAAAATCAATAACGATAACCGCGTTGGCGGACTGGGGGTTCCAGCCATTGAAGCCACTCCAAAGAATGCAGAGAGCGATGCGGAACCGCTGTATGTAGGTTTTTTTCATACCGGCGCCTACCAGGATCAGATCAGCGGATACGGCGGAATCAAGCATTGCCTCATTCCTTCACCCAAGCACATCATTCTCGAATATGATAAGAACGGCAAGCTGATTGAGTGGGTATATGCCAAAGAGCAAACCTCGCAGAGTATGCTGAAAATCCTTGGGTACCTCCGGTAG
- the rplT gene encoding 50S ribosomal protein L20 has translation MPRSVNSAASKARRKKILKQAKGFYGKRKNVFTVAKNVVEKGMTYMYVGRKLKKRDYRALWIARINAAVREEGLTYSVFINKLKEKQIDLDRKVLADLAMNNPESFKALVASVK, from the coding sequence ATGCCACGTTCAGTAAACTCTGCAGCTTCTAAAGCCCGCCGGAAAAAAATATTAAAGCAAGCCAAGGGCTTCTATGGCAAACGTAAAAATGTATTTACCGTTGCCAAAAACGTTGTTGAAAAAGGGATGACCTACATGTATGTGGGTCGTAAATTAAAGAAAAGAGATTACCGTGCTTTGTGGATTGCGCGTATCAACGCAGCGGTTCGTGAAGAAGGATTGACTTATTCTGTTTTTATCAACAAACTGAAAGAAAAGCAAATTGATCTGGACCGGAAAGTACTGGCGGATCTTGCAATGAACAACCCCGAGTCGTTCAAAGCGCTGGTTGCTTCAGTTAAATAA
- the rpmI gene encoding 50S ribosomal protein L35, whose amino-acid sequence MPKVKTNSSAKKRFKVTATGKITHQKSFKRHILTKKSTKRKRGMRIDGVVAKSNMNFVQRLLRLK is encoded by the coding sequence ATGCCTAAAGTAAAAACGAATTCCAGTGCAAAAAAGCGTTTTAAAGTAACCGCTACTGGTAAGATCACACACCAAAAAAGTTTCAAACGTCACATTCTGACCAAAAAATCAACCAAGCGTAAACGCGGTATGCGTATTGATGGTGTTGTTGCAAAATCCAATATGAATTTTGTACAGCGCTTATTACGTTTAAAGTAA